A genomic stretch from Xiphophorus maculatus strain JP 163 A chromosome 14, X_maculatus-5.0-male, whole genome shotgun sequence includes:
- the kcnip4 gene encoding Kv channel-interacting protein 4 isoform X3 yields the protein MLSAIWETEGLQTVGIVVLVFASIKLLHILGLISFSEDSVEDELELSAVRHRPEGLEQLEAQTRFSRKELQILYRGFKNECPSGVVNEETFKDIYAQFFPQGDASTYAHFLFNAFDTDHNGSVSFEDFVMGLSILLRGTVQEKLIWAFNLYDINKDGYITKEEMLDIMKAIYDMMGKCTYPVLKEETPRQHVEVFFQKMDKNKDGVVTIDEFIDCCQNDENIMRSMHLFENVL from the exons ATGCTGAGTGCCATCTGGGAGACAGAAGGACTGCAGACGGTGGGCATTGTGGTGCTAGTGTTCGCTTCCATCAAGCTCCTGCACATCCTGGGGCTCATCAGCTTCTCAGAGG ACAGCGTTGAAGATGAGCTGGAACTCTCTGCAGTCCGTCATCGCCCCGAGGGCCTGGAGCAGCTCGAGGCACAGACACGATTCTCTCGGAAGGAGCTCCAGATCCTTTACCGCGGCTTCAAGAAT GAGTGTCCAAGTGGCGTCGTCAATGAAGAAACCTTTAAAGATATCTACGCACAGTTTTTTCCACAAGGAG ATGCTTCGACGTATGCACATTTCCTGTTCAACGCGTTTGACACAGATCACAATGGCTCTGTGAGCTTTGAG GATTTTGTTATGGGGCTTTCGATCCTGCTGCGAGGCACGGTGCAGGAAAAGCTCATTTGGGCTTTCAACCTTTATGACATCAATAAAGATGGATACATCACTAAAGAG GAAATGCTGGACATCATGAAGGCTATCTACGACATGATGGGTAAATGCACATATCCCGTCCTGAAAGAGGAGACGCCTCGTCAGCATGTAGAAGTATTCTTCCAG aagatggataaaaataaagacgGTGTGGTAACCATAGACGAGTTCATTGACTGTTGCCAAAAT GATGAAAACATCATGCGATCGATGCATCTCTTTGAAAACGTTCTCTAA
- the kcnip4 gene encoding Kv channel-interacting protein 4 isoform X1 — protein MDAKRVVTVSARVDAAVSSTGYPQIVHKRGVRARLMRLFPCSTGKKPSSCNQNSVEDELELSAVRHRPEGLEQLEAQTRFSRKELQILYRGFKNECPSGVVNEETFKDIYAQFFPQGDASTYAHFLFNAFDTDHNGSVSFEDFVMGLSILLRGTVQEKLIWAFNLYDINKDGYITKEEMLDIMKAIYDMMGKCTYPVLKEETPRQHVEVFFQKMDKNKDGVVTIDEFIDCCQNDENIMRSMHLFENVL, from the exons GTTACCCTCAGATTGTCCACAAGCGAGGGGTGAGAGCTCGACTCATGAGGCTCTTTCCATGCTCCACAGGCAAAAAGCCATCCTCCTGCAATCAAA ACAGCGTTGAAGATGAGCTGGAACTCTCTGCAGTCCGTCATCGCCCCGAGGGCCTGGAGCAGCTCGAGGCACAGACACGATTCTCTCGGAAGGAGCTCCAGATCCTTTACCGCGGCTTCAAGAAT GAGTGTCCAAGTGGCGTCGTCAATGAAGAAACCTTTAAAGATATCTACGCACAGTTTTTTCCACAAGGAG ATGCTTCGACGTATGCACATTTCCTGTTCAACGCGTTTGACACAGATCACAATGGCTCTGTGAGCTTTGAG GATTTTGTTATGGGGCTTTCGATCCTGCTGCGAGGCACGGTGCAGGAAAAGCTCATTTGGGCTTTCAACCTTTATGACATCAATAAAGATGGATACATCACTAAAGAG GAAATGCTGGACATCATGAAGGCTATCTACGACATGATGGGTAAATGCACATATCCCGTCCTGAAAGAGGAGACGCCTCGTCAGCATGTAGAAGTATTCTTCCAG aagatggataaaaataaagacgGTGTGGTAACCATAGACGAGTTCATTGACTGTTGCCAAAAT GATGAAAACATCATGCGATCGATGCATCTCTTTGAAAACGTTCTCTAA
- the kcnip4 gene encoding Kv channel-interacting protein 4 isoform X6, with product MDAKRVVTVSARVDAAVSSTDSVEDELELSAVRHRPEGLEQLEAQTRFSRKELQILYRGFKNECPSGVVNEETFKDIYAQFFPQGDASTYAHFLFNAFDTDHNGSVSFEDFVMGLSILLRGTVQEKLIWAFNLYDINKDGYITKEEMLDIMKAIYDMMGKCTYPVLKEETPRQHVEVFFQKMDKNKDGVVTIDEFIDCCQNDENIMRSMHLFENVL from the exons ACAGCGTTGAAGATGAGCTGGAACTCTCTGCAGTCCGTCATCGCCCCGAGGGCCTGGAGCAGCTCGAGGCACAGACACGATTCTCTCGGAAGGAGCTCCAGATCCTTTACCGCGGCTTCAAGAAT GAGTGTCCAAGTGGCGTCGTCAATGAAGAAACCTTTAAAGATATCTACGCACAGTTTTTTCCACAAGGAG ATGCTTCGACGTATGCACATTTCCTGTTCAACGCGTTTGACACAGATCACAATGGCTCTGTGAGCTTTGAG GATTTTGTTATGGGGCTTTCGATCCTGCTGCGAGGCACGGTGCAGGAAAAGCTCATTTGGGCTTTCAACCTTTATGACATCAATAAAGATGGATACATCACTAAAGAG GAAATGCTGGACATCATGAAGGCTATCTACGACATGATGGGTAAATGCACATATCCCGTCCTGAAAGAGGAGACGCCTCGTCAGCATGTAGAAGTATTCTTCCAG aagatggataaaaataaagacgGTGTGGTAACCATAGACGAGTTCATTGACTGTTGCCAAAAT GATGAAAACATCATGCGATCGATGCATCTCTTTGAAAACGTTCTCTAA
- the kcnip4 gene encoding Kv channel-interacting protein 4 isoform X7, whose protein sequence is MGALMVIFSLQPKQRRKTTDSVEDELELSAVRHRPEGLEQLEAQTRFSRKELQILYRGFKNECPSGVVNEETFKDIYAQFFPQGDASTYAHFLFNAFDTDHNGSVSFEDFVMGLSILLRGTVQEKLIWAFNLYDINKDGYITKEEMLDIMKAIYDMMGKCTYPVLKEETPRQHVEVFFQKMDKNKDGVVTIDEFIDCCQNDENIMRSMHLFENVL, encoded by the exons ACAGCGTTGAAGATGAGCTGGAACTCTCTGCAGTCCGTCATCGCCCCGAGGGCCTGGAGCAGCTCGAGGCACAGACACGATTCTCTCGGAAGGAGCTCCAGATCCTTTACCGCGGCTTCAAGAAT GAGTGTCCAAGTGGCGTCGTCAATGAAGAAACCTTTAAAGATATCTACGCACAGTTTTTTCCACAAGGAG ATGCTTCGACGTATGCACATTTCCTGTTCAACGCGTTTGACACAGATCACAATGGCTCTGTGAGCTTTGAG GATTTTGTTATGGGGCTTTCGATCCTGCTGCGAGGCACGGTGCAGGAAAAGCTCATTTGGGCTTTCAACCTTTATGACATCAATAAAGATGGATACATCACTAAAGAG GAAATGCTGGACATCATGAAGGCTATCTACGACATGATGGGTAAATGCACATATCCCGTCCTGAAAGAGGAGACGCCTCGTCAGCATGTAGAAGTATTCTTCCAG aagatggataaaaataaagacgGTGTGGTAACCATAGACGAGTTCATTGACTGTTGCCAAAAT GATGAAAACATCATGCGATCGATGCATCTCTTTGAAAACGTTCTCTAA